One window of Flavobacterium ammonificans genomic DNA carries:
- a CDS encoding DUF6370 family protein, which translates to MKKLLTFLFVLSSTLILAQDKKENSKIQIVEASCGQCQLGMEGKSCDLAVRIDGKSYFVEGTNIDSHGDAHADDGFCASIRKAEVIGEIKDNKFVVTYFKLLPLKQH; encoded by the coding sequence ATGAAAAAATTACTTACTTTTTTATTTGTCTTAAGCAGCACTCTGATATTGGCACAAGACAAAAAAGAAAATTCAAAAATTCAAATTGTAGAAGCCTCTTGTGGCCAATGCCAATTGGGAATGGAAGGAAAAAGTTGCGACTTAGCCGTTCGAATTGATGGAAAATCCTATTTTGTAGAAGGCACCAATATAGACTCACATGGAGACGCTCATGCCGATGATGGTTTTTGTGCTAGCATTCGTAAAGCAGAGGTAATTGGTGAAATAAAAGACAACAAATTTGTTGTAACTTACTTTAAATTACTACCGCTAAAACAACATTAA
- a CDS encoding pirin family protein — MGNFILHKASSRGHADHGWLNAYHSFSFASWYNPERIQFGMLRVLNDDTVAAGMGFGTHPHDNMEIITIPLEGDLAHKDSMGNSSTIKTGDVQVMSAGTGIQHSEFNPNADLQTKLFQIWLFPKHRNVEPRYQQITLDIAKQKNNFAQILSPNEEDEGVWIHQDAWFYLSDFDKDFSKKLGLKKEGNGFYIMNIEGEIEVNGEKLEKRDAIGIWETNELEIKANSDSRFLIMEIPMEQ, encoded by the coding sequence ATGGGGAATTTCATTTTACACAAAGCGAGTTCAAGAGGGCATGCTGATCACGGTTGGCTGAATGCTTACCACAGTTTTAGTTTTGCAAGTTGGTACAATCCAGAACGCATTCAATTTGGAATGCTTCGCGTTTTGAATGACGATACAGTTGCGGCTGGAATGGGCTTTGGCACCCACCCACATGATAATATGGAAATTATCACTATTCCATTAGAAGGCGATTTGGCACACAAAGACAGTATGGGAAATTCGTCTACTATCAAGACTGGCGATGTGCAAGTGATGAGTGCTGGAACTGGAATACAACATAGCGAATTTAATCCGAATGCAGACTTACAGACAAAATTATTTCAGATTTGGTTATTTCCAAAACACAGAAATGTAGAGCCGCGTTACCAACAAATTACTTTAGATATTGCAAAACAAAAAAATAATTTTGCTCAAATTCTATCTCCTAATGAAGAAGATGAAGGCGTTTGGATTCACCAAGATGCTTGGTTTTATTTGAGTGATTTCGATAAAGATTTTTCTAAAAAATTAGGTTTAAAAAAAGAGGGGAACGGTTTCTATATTATGAATATTGAAGGTGAAATCGAAGTGAATGGTGAAAAACTAGAAAAAAGAGATGCTATTGGAATTTGGGAAACCAATGAATTAGAAATTAAAGCCAATTCGGATTCTCGTTTTTTAATCATGGAAATTCCAATGGAACAGTAA
- the fabD gene encoding ACP S-malonyltransferase: MKAYVFPGQGAQFTGMGKELYENSPLAKELFEKANDILGFRITDIMFEGTAEELKETKVTQPAVFLHSVILAKTLADFKPEMVAGHSLGEFSALVANGALSFEDGLKLVSQRALAMQKACEITPSTMAAVLNLEDKIVEDICDSIDGVVVAANYNCPGQLVISGEYKAVELACEKMKEAGAKRALILPVGGAFHSPMMEPAREELAAAIEGTTFSTPICPVYQNVTASAVSDPAEIKKNLIIQLTAPVKWTQSVQKMIQDGATSFTEVGPGKVLAGLIGKIDKEAVTANA, from the coding sequence ATGAAAGCATATGTATTTCCTGGACAAGGAGCACAATTTACCGGAATGGGTAAAGAACTATATGAGAATTCGCCTTTGGCAAAAGAACTTTTCGAAAAAGCCAATGACATTTTAGGATTTCGCATTACAGACATCATGTTTGAAGGAACTGCCGAAGAATTAAAAGAAACAAAAGTAACGCAACCTGCTGTTTTTTTACATTCGGTTATTTTAGCTAAAACCTTAGCTGATTTCAAACCAGAAATGGTAGCTGGTCACTCTTTAGGAGAATTTTCAGCTTTAGTTGCCAATGGTGCTTTGTCTTTTGAAGACGGATTGAAATTAGTTTCACAAAGAGCTTTAGCGATGCAAAAAGCTTGCGAAATTACTCCTTCAACCATGGCAGCAGTATTGAATTTAGAAGATAAAATCGTAGAAGATATTTGTGATTCCATAGACGGTGTTGTAGTAGCAGCTAATTACAATTGTCCAGGACAATTAGTCATTTCTGGCGAATACAAAGCGGTGGAATTGGCTTGCGAAAAAATGAAAGAAGCGGGAGCAAAACGCGCTTTAATCTTGCCTGTTGGTGGTGCTTTCCACTCGCCAATGATGGAACCAGCTAGAGAAGAATTAGCAGCTGCAATAGAAGGTACTACTTTCTCTACTCCAATATGTCCCGTATATCAAAATGTAACGGCAAGTGCTGTTTCTGACCCAGCTGAAATTAAGAAAAACCTAATCATTCAGTTGACAGCTCCTGTAAAATGGACACAATCTGTTCAAAAAATGATTCAAGATGGCGCTACTAGTTTTACCGAAGTAGGTCCTGGAAAAGTATTAGCTGGTTTAATTGGTAAAATTGACAAAGAAGCAGTTACTGCTAATGCTTAA
- a CDS encoding peptidoglycan DD-metalloendopeptidase family protein — translation MTALIELLTLCEASKVIAPHISYSEYVPLDLSISNGKILSSKLETAKDYGVFIQEYLDDNKGKIAFGGYQEIRNLYKRSTVFNAENTEERNIHIGLDLWINESASVHAALEGRIHSFQNNTALGDYGPTIIIEHIIENQTFHTLYGHLSEESLIGKQIGDPVSKGEQIGNLGLPPINGDYAPHLHFQIIIDMENKFGDYPGVCSSKTLDHYSTNCPDPNVLLKI, via the coding sequence ATGACAGCATTAATCGAACTACTTACGCTTTGTGAAGCCTCAAAAGTGATAGCACCCCATATTTCTTACTCAGAATATGTGCCGCTCGACTTATCCATTTCAAACGGAAAAATTCTTTCATCAAAGTTAGAAACTGCAAAAGATTATGGTGTTTTCATTCAAGAGTATTTGGATGACAACAAAGGAAAAATAGCTTTTGGAGGCTATCAAGAAATTCGAAATCTATATAAAAGAAGTACGGTATTTAATGCTGAAAATACAGAAGAACGCAACATTCATATTGGTTTGGACTTGTGGATCAATGAATCGGCTAGCGTACATGCTGCACTAGAGGGTAGAATTCATAGTTTTCAAAACAATACCGCTTTAGGTGATTATGGCCCAACAATAATTATTGAACATATAATTGAAAACCAAACATTCCACACCCTTTACGGACATTTAAGCGAAGAAAGTTTGATTGGTAAACAAATTGGCGATCCTGTATCTAAGGGTGAGCAAATCGGAAATTTAGGTTTACCACCAATCAACGGAGATTATGCTCCGCATTTACATTTTCAGATTATTATTGATATGGAAAATAAGTTTGGGGATTACCCAGGGGTTTGTAGTTCAAAAACTCTTGACCATTATAGTACAAATTGTCCTGATCCGAATGTGCTTTTAAAAATTTAA
- the galE gene encoding UDP-glucose 4-epimerase GalE, translated as MKVLVTGGLGFIGSHTVVELQNEGFEVIIIDNLSNTSLSVLDGIQNITGKVPAFEKLDLREKDKVQDFFRRHKDIDGVIHFAASKAVGESVGNPLLYYENNINVLVYILQELEKKPTANLIFSSSCTVYGQAEKMPITEDSSVQTAMSPYGNTKQIGEEIIIDAAKASSINAILLRYFNPIGAHPSAEIGELPLGVPQNLVPFITQTGIGLRQELSVYGDDYPTPDGTAIRDYIHVVDLAKAHVIGMQRLLSKKNQDKVETFNLGTGTGSSVLEVIHAFEKVSGQKLPYKIVARREGDITEAYANTHKANTILGWKAQSSLEEAMASAWKWEQKIRS; from the coding sequence ATGAAAGTACTAGTAACTGGAGGATTAGGATTTATTGGTTCGCATACCGTTGTAGAACTTCAAAACGAAGGTTTTGAAGTTATTATAATCGATAATTTATCCAATACTTCATTGTCTGTTTTGGACGGAATCCAAAATATAACTGGGAAAGTACCTGCTTTCGAAAAATTGGATTTGCGAGAGAAAGACAAAGTACAAGACTTCTTCAGAAGACATAAAGATATTGACGGAGTAATTCATTTTGCAGCTTCAAAAGCGGTTGGGGAAAGTGTAGGAAATCCACTGTTGTATTATGAAAACAACATCAATGTGTTAGTGTATATTCTACAAGAATTGGAGAAAAAGCCTACTGCTAATTTAATATTTAGCTCTTCTTGTACTGTTTATGGTCAAGCTGAAAAAATGCCAATTACTGAAGATTCATCGGTTCAAACTGCGATGTCTCCTTATGGCAACACGAAACAAATTGGAGAGGAAATTATCATTGATGCCGCAAAAGCGTCTAGTATTAATGCTATTTTGTTGCGTTATTTTAATCCAATTGGTGCTCACCCTTCAGCTGAAATTGGAGAGTTACCTTTGGGAGTTCCGCAAAATTTAGTACCATTTATTACGCAAACCGGAATCGGATTACGTCAAGAATTATCCGTTTATGGGGATGATTATCCAACTCCAGATGGAACTGCGATTCGCGATTATATTCACGTAGTGGATTTGGCGAAAGCCCACGTTATTGGGATGCAACGTTTATTGAGTAAGAAAAATCAAGATAAAGTAGAAACTTTTAACTTAGGAACGGGTACAGGAAGTTCGGTTTTGGAAGTGATTCATGCTTTTGAAAAAGTAAGCGGTCAAAAATTACCTTATAAAATTGTAGCACGTAGAGAAGGGGACATTACTGAGGCCTACGCCAATACGCACAAAGCCAATACCATTTTGGGATGGAAAGCACAATCTTCTTTGGAAGAAGCAATGGCTAGTGCTTGGAAATGGGAACAAAAAATTAGAAGTTAG
- a CDS encoding DegT/DnrJ/EryC1/StrS family aminotransferase gives MKKIQMVDLKGQYDAIKETVNTSIQEVLDTNAYINGPQVHSFQKSLETYLGVKHVIPCANGTDALQIAMMGLGLQPGDEVITADFTFAATVEVIALLQLTPVLVDVDMYNMNINIDKIKKAITPKTKAIVPVHLFGRAANIEAIMALAKEHNLYVIEDNAQAIGANCKFSDGSKKKAGTIGHVGATSFFPSKNLGCYGDGGAIFTNDDALAHTLRGIVNHGMYERYHHDVVGVNSRLDSIQAAVLNAKLPYLDQYNKARQNAARKYTAALEGHKNIIAPSICDICDCHVFHQYTLRIIDADRNGLMQHLLDKGIPCAIYYPIPLHSQKAYADARYKEEDFPVTNQLVKEVISLPMHTELDDEQIKFITDSILEFLNK, from the coding sequence ATGAAAAAAATACAAATGGTTGACTTGAAAGGTCAATACGATGCAATAAAAGAAACAGTAAATACTTCGATTCAAGAAGTTTTAGATACCAATGCCTATATCAATGGACCTCAGGTGCATTCTTTTCAAAAATCATTAGAAACTTATTTAGGTGTAAAACACGTAATTCCATGTGCTAATGGAACCGATGCTTTGCAGATTGCTATGATGGGATTGGGATTACAACCAGGTGATGAAGTAATAACGGCCGACTTTACTTTTGCAGCAACTGTTGAAGTTATTGCATTATTGCAGTTGACCCCTGTATTAGTAGATGTTGATATGTACAATATGAATATCAATATTGACAAAATTAAGAAAGCAATCACACCAAAAACAAAAGCCATTGTTCCAGTTCATTTATTTGGACGTGCCGCTAATATAGAGGCAATTATGGCATTAGCCAAAGAACATAATTTGTATGTAATCGAAGACAATGCGCAAGCTATTGGAGCGAATTGTAAATTTTCTGATGGCTCAAAAAAGAAAGCAGGAACAATTGGACATGTGGGTGCAACCTCTTTCTTTCCTTCTAAAAATTTAGGTTGTTATGGTGATGGAGGAGCAATTTTTACCAATGATGATGCTTTAGCGCATACACTTCGCGGAATTGTTAATCACGGAATGTATGAAAGATACCATCACGATGTAGTGGGTGTAAATTCTAGATTGGATAGTATCCAAGCTGCTGTGCTTAATGCCAAGTTACCGTATTTAGATCAATATAACAAAGCCAGACAAAACGCCGCAAGAAAATATACTGCAGCATTAGAAGGGCATAAAAACATTATCGCGCCAAGTATTTGTGATATCTGTGATTGCCATGTTTTTCATCAATATACATTACGTATTATTGATGCCGATAGAAACGGTTTGATGCAACATTTGTTAGACAAAGGAATCCCGTGTGCAATTTACTACCCAATTCCGTTGCATAGTCAAAAAGCCTATGCAGATGCACGCTATAAAGAGGAAGATTTTCCAGTTACGAATCAATTAGTAAAAGAAGTGATTTCGTTACCTATGCATACAGAATTAGACGATGAACAGATTAAATTCATCACGGATAGTATTTTAGAGTTTTTAAATAAATAG
- a CDS encoding 3-deoxy-D-manno-octulosonic acid transferase: MLFIYNIIVSIAGLLLQIIAFFVPKIKLFVEGRKDVFPTLISKIKPNDKTIWFHAASMGEYEQGLPVIERIKERYPTHKIIVSFFSPSGYEVRKNNPMADATVYLPLDTQKNAAKFIDLVHPEMVFFIKYEFWPNYLNELKKRNTPTYLISGIFREKQAFFKWYGGFYRKALDTFTYFFVQNENSLQLLHQLGKEKAIISGDTRFDRVASLLERDNTLDFIAEFKNNKTTIVAGSTWTKDEELLLNYMNSNTTDTKFIIAPHNIKPDQIQQLKNSCTKKVILFSEKENKNLADYDVFIIDTVGILTKIYSYADIAYVGGGFGNPGIHNILEPATFGIPIVIGPNYSHFAEAIELVRLGGCISVDNNDSLEVILNELIGDIEIRKSRGAISASFVQKNKGAVAKIMSAV, from the coding sequence ATGCTTTTTATTTATAATATAATTGTTTCAATAGCAGGGTTGTTATTGCAAATCATCGCTTTTTTTGTACCAAAAATCAAACTTTTTGTTGAAGGAAGAAAAGACGTATTTCCAACTTTAATTTCCAAAATCAAACCAAATGATAAAACCATTTGGTTTCACGCTGCATCCATGGGCGAATATGAGCAAGGATTGCCTGTTATCGAAAGAATAAAAGAAAGATATCCCACCCACAAAATCATTGTTAGCTTTTTCTCCCCTTCAGGTTATGAAGTCCGCAAAAACAATCCCATGGCAGACGCTACCGTTTATTTGCCTTTAGATACACAAAAAAATGCTGCTAAATTCATTGATTTAGTGCATCCAGAGATGGTATTCTTTATCAAATATGAGTTTTGGCCGAATTATTTGAACGAATTGAAAAAGCGAAATACGCCAACCTACTTGATTTCTGGAATTTTCAGAGAAAAACAAGCTTTTTTCAAATGGTACGGTGGATTTTACAGAAAAGCATTAGATACCTTCACTTACTTTTTTGTGCAAAACGAAAATTCTTTACAATTACTCCATCAACTAGGAAAAGAAAAAGCAATAATTTCTGGCGATACTCGTTTTGATAGAGTAGCTAGTCTTTTAGAAAGAGACAATACATTAGATTTTATTGCTGAATTTAAAAACAATAAAACAACTATCGTTGCTGGAAGTACTTGGACAAAAGATGAGGAATTGTTACTGAATTATATGAACTCCAACACTACAGATACTAAATTCATCATTGCTCCACATAATATAAAACCGGATCAAATACAACAACTAAAAAACAGTTGTACCAAAAAAGTAATTTTATTTTCAGAAAAAGAAAACAAAAATTTAGCCGATTATGATGTTTTTATTATAGACACAGTAGGAATATTAACTAAAATATATAGTTACGCTGATATCGCATATGTTGGCGGTGGTTTTGGTAATCCAGGAATTCATAACATCCTAGAACCTGCTACTTTTGGAATTCCAATTGTAATTGGACCCAATTATTCTCATTTTGCTGAAGCTATAGAATTAGTTCGCTTAGGAGGATGCATTTCTGTAGATAATAATGATAGTTTAGAAGTAATATTAAATGAATTAATTGGCGATATTGAAATTCGAAAATCAAGAGGTGCAATTAGCGCTTCATTTGTTCAAAAAAACAAAGGCGCAGTTGCTAAAATAATGAGTGCTGTTTAG
- a CDS encoding DUF1508 domain-containing protein yields the protein MGTFVITKRFNDEYKFVFASRKGKTIFTSLSFELKFEGEEAIEKFKANTDLATFLKFRSTNGRYYFKVLLEGVHFATSRKYTTELRLEKGINEIVKYASTSEVLDFSANDVIFSD from the coding sequence ATGGGGACTTTTGTAATTACGAAGCGATTTAACGACGAATACAAGTTTGTATTTGCTTCTAGAAAGGGCAAAACAATTTTTACAAGTTTGAGTTTTGAACTTAAATTTGAAGGAGAAGAAGCGATAGAAAAATTTAAAGCTAATACTGATTTGGCAACTTTCTTGAAATTCAGATCAACTAATGGAAGGTATTACTTTAAAGTATTGTTAGAGGGTGTTCACTTTGCAACAAGTAGAAAGTATACTACGGAACTTAGATTGGAAAAAGGAATCAATGAAATAGTCAAATATGCATCAACCTCAGAAGTGCTTGATTTTTCAGCTAATGATGTTATTTTTTCAGATTAA
- the mutS gene encoding DNA mismatch repair protein MutS, whose product MAAKEKVAKETPLMKQYNEIKAKYPDACLLFRVGDFYETFGEDAVRASKILGIVLTKRGAGSETETALAGFPHHSLNTYLPKLVKAGLRVAICDQLEDPKMTKTIVKRGVTELVTPGVSMNDEVLQAKVNNFLASVYFLNKSIGISFLDVSTGEFLTAQGNAEYIDKLLQNFSPSEVLVPKNSKNDFKAAFGEDYHSFYLEDWLYKEDYAFETLTKHFQTVSLKGFGIEELKEGVIAAGAILYYLSETQHNRVQHITSIQRIAEDAYVWMDRFTIRNLELYHSYNHNAVTLLDVIDRTLSPMGGRLLKRWLALPLKDAVKIQSRHQVVAYLKDNQEILKKIQSQIKQISDLERLISKIAAGKVSPREVVYLKESLDAILPIKTLALQSPQEAVKVIGDSLHSCDLLREKIKTTLNQEAPVAIAKGNAIAVGVNAELDELRAISTSGKEFLEGIEKRESERTGISSLKISFNNVFGYYIEVRNTHKDKVPEEWIRKQTLVNAERYITEELKEYETKILGAEEKIHKIESELFEQLVQWIGTYIKPVQMNANLIAQLDCLCSFTQLAIENKYVCPEIDESFELEIKEGRHPVIEKQLPVGTPYISNDVFLDRETQQLIMITGPNMSGKSAILRQTALIVLLAQMGSFVPAESVRMGIVDKIFTRVGASDNISMGESTFMVEMNETASILNNISDRSLVLLDEIGRGTSTYDGISIAWAIAEFLHEHPAQPKTLFATHYHELNEMSESLPRIQNYNVAVKELKDNVLFVRKLVKGGSAHSFGIHVAKMAGMPQIVILKAQKLLKKLEKNHSSDALNGIKEVKDEMQMSFFNLDDPLLEEIKDEILNLDINTITPMEALMKLNEIKRMLSKK is encoded by the coding sequence TTGGCAGCAAAAGAAAAAGTAGCAAAGGAAACTCCGTTAATGAAACAATACAATGAAATCAAGGCAAAATACCCTGATGCTTGTTTGTTGTTTCGTGTAGGAGATTTTTATGAAACCTTTGGTGAAGATGCAGTAAGAGCTTCTAAGATATTAGGAATTGTTTTGACAAAGAGAGGAGCGGGGTCCGAAACCGAAACTGCCTTGGCAGGATTTCCTCATCACTCTTTAAACACCTATTTGCCTAAATTAGTAAAAGCGGGTTTACGTGTAGCTATTTGTGATCAACTCGAAGATCCTAAAATGACCAAAACCATCGTAAAACGTGGGGTGACAGAGTTAGTTACGCCTGGAGTTTCTATGAATGATGAGGTACTACAAGCTAAAGTTAATAATTTTTTAGCTTCCGTTTATTTTTTAAATAAATCAATCGGAATTTCGTTTTTAGATGTCTCTACTGGCGAATTTTTGACTGCTCAAGGGAATGCGGAATATATTGACAAATTACTTCAAAATTTTAGTCCTAGTGAAGTTCTAGTTCCAAAGAATAGCAAAAACGATTTCAAAGCTGCTTTTGGAGAAGATTACCATAGTTTTTATTTAGAAGATTGGTTGTACAAAGAAGATTATGCATTTGAGACTTTAACAAAGCATTTCCAAACGGTTTCTTTAAAAGGTTTTGGAATTGAAGAATTGAAAGAAGGTGTCATTGCTGCAGGAGCTATATTGTATTATTTATCCGAAACTCAACACAATAGAGTACAACATATTACTTCTATTCAACGTATTGCAGAGGATGCTTACGTTTGGATGGACCGTTTTACTATTCGCAATCTAGAATTGTATCATAGTTATAATCACAATGCGGTTACTTTGCTAGATGTTATAGACAGAACGCTTTCGCCAATGGGTGGTCGTTTGCTCAAACGTTGGTTGGCTTTGCCATTAAAAGATGCTGTTAAAATTCAAAGTCGTCACCAAGTAGTGGCCTATTTGAAAGACAATCAAGAAATATTAAAAAAGATACAATCGCAAATCAAACAAATTTCCGATTTGGAACGATTGATTTCGAAAATAGCCGCCGGAAAAGTATCGCCACGTGAAGTTGTATATTTAAAAGAATCTTTGGACGCAATACTGCCAATTAAAACCTTGGCTTTACAAAGTCCACAAGAAGCAGTAAAAGTGATTGGCGATAGTTTACACAGTTGTGATTTATTGCGCGAAAAAATTAAAACCACCTTAAACCAAGAAGCGCCTGTGGCTATTGCCAAAGGAAATGCAATTGCTGTAGGTGTGAATGCCGAATTAGACGAATTGCGTGCCATTTCTACTTCAGGGAAAGAGTTCTTGGAAGGAATTGAAAAAAGAGAATCGGAAAGAACAGGAATTTCGTCTTTAAAAATTTCCTTCAACAATGTTTTTGGGTATTATATTGAAGTGAGAAATACGCACAAAGATAAAGTTCCTGAAGAATGGATTCGCAAACAAACTTTGGTAAACGCAGAACGCTATATTACCGAGGAATTAAAAGAATATGAAACGAAGATTTTAGGTGCTGAAGAGAAAATACATAAAATAGAATCGGAATTATTTGAACAATTGGTCCAATGGATTGGTACGTATATCAAACCGGTTCAGATGAATGCCAATTTGATAGCACAACTGGATTGTTTGTGTTCATTTACCCAATTGGCCATTGAAAATAAATACGTTTGCCCTGAAATTGATGAAAGCTTTGAATTGGAAATCAAAGAAGGAAGACATCCTGTAATTGAAAAGCAATTGCCTGTTGGAACGCCCTATATTTCTAATGATGTGTTCTTGGATAGAGAAACGCAGCAACTGATTATGATTACTGGTCCCAATATGTCTGGTAAATCAGCTATTTTGCGACAAACTGCTTTAATTGTACTCTTGGCGCAAATGGGAAGTTTTGTTCCTGCAGAGAGTGTTCGAATGGGAATTGTAGACAAAATTTTTACTAGAGTAGGTGCAAGTGATAATATTTCGATGGGCGAGTCGACATTTATGGTCGAAATGAATGAAACGGCTTCTATTTTGAATAATATCTCCGACCGAAGTTTGGTGCTTTTAGACGAGATTGGAAGAGGAACAAGTACTTATGATGGAATATCGATTGCTTGGGCTATTGCTGAGTTCTTACACGAGCATCCGGCACAGCCAAAAACGCTTTTTGCAACTCATTATCACGAATTAAATGAAATGAGTGAATCGTTACCGAGGATTCAGAATTACAATGTAGCAGTCAAAGAATTAAAAGATAACGTTCTTTTTGTTAGAAAGTTAGTTAAAGGAGGAAGTGCTCATAGTTTTGGAATTCACGTAGCTAAAATGGCCGGAATGCCACAGATTGTAATTTTGAAAGCGCAAAAGCTATTGAAAAAATTAGAAAAAAATCATTCCAGTGATGCGCTCAATGGTATCAAGGAAGTTAAAGATGAAATGCAAATGAGTTTCTTCAATCTAGACGACCCGCTTTTGGAAGAAATTAAAGATGAAATTCTGAATTTAGATATCAATACCATCACACCAATGGAAGCTTTGATGAAGCTGAATGAAATAAAAAGAATGCTAAGCAAAAAATAG
- a CDS encoding DUF1573 domain-containing protein yields MKKILVLALLVLGTVATNAQETSKKGKAATAKVTGAGMVFANEVIDYGTITQNAEGKREFVFTNNGTTPLVITNAQGSCGCTVPSTPKEPIAPGAKGTIGVKYDTTRVGPFTKTVTISSNAAGQPTKVLTIKGNVVAATAKS; encoded by the coding sequence ATGAAAAAAATACTTGTTTTAGCCCTATTAGTTCTAGGAACAGTGGCTACCAACGCACAAGAAACATCTAAAAAAGGAAAAGCTGCAACTGCAAAAGTAACTGGAGCAGGAATGGTTTTTGCTAATGAAGTGATTGATTACGGTACAATTACTCAAAACGCAGAAGGTAAACGTGAATTTGTATTTACAAATAATGGAACTACTCCATTAGTGATTACAAATGCACAAGGTTCTTGTGGGTGTACTGTACCTTCAACTCCAAAAGAACCAATTGCTCCAGGAGCAAAAGGAACTATTGGTGTAAAATACGATACAACCAGAGTAGGTCCATTTACAAAAACAGTAACAATTTCGTCAAATGCAGCTGGTCAGCCAACTAAAGTTTTGACTATTAAAGGAAATGTGGTTGCTGCAACAGCAAAAAGCTAA
- a CDS encoding RNA methyltransferase produces MRKLENSELDRKSIDDFKASEKTPLILVLDDIRSLHNIGSVFRTADAFLIEKIYLCGITATPPNKEIHKTALGATETVVWEQAENVLEVIQKLKAEKIQTYAIEQVESAIFLQNFEVEQNQKYALVFGNEVFGVAQEAVALCDGAIEIPQLGTKHSLNISVSAGIVVWDLFKKLHFTK; encoded by the coding sequence ATGAGAAAATTAGAAAACAGCGAACTCGACAGAAAATCCATTGATGATTTCAAAGCTTCTGAAAAAACACCTTTGATTTTAGTTTTAGATGACATTCGCAGTTTACATAATATTGGATCAGTGTTTAGAACCGCTGATGCTTTTTTGATTGAAAAAATCTATTTGTGCGGAATTACAGCCACTCCACCCAATAAAGAAATTCACAAGACCGCACTTGGGGCTACAGAGACTGTAGTATGGGAACAGGCTGAAAATGTTTTGGAAGTAATTCAAAAACTGAAAGCAGAAAAAATTCAGACTTACGCTATTGAGCAAGTAGAAAGCGCCATTTTTCTTCAAAATTTTGAAGTAGAACAAAATCAAAAATATGCATTGGTATTCGGTAATGAAGTTTTTGGTGTCGCTCAAGAGGCGGTAGCACTTTGTGATGGCGCTATTGAAATTCCGCAATTAGGAACTAAGCACTCACTCAATATTTCAGTAAGTGCCGGAATTGTAGTTTGGGATTTGTTTAAGAAGTTACATTTCACCAAATAA